A genome region from Aythya fuligula isolate bAytFul2 chromosome 31, bAytFul2.pri, whole genome shotgun sequence includes the following:
- the LOC116500127 gene encoding olfactory receptor 14A16-like, giving the protein MSNSSFPTEFLLLPFADTRELQLLHFGLFLGIYLAALLGNGLILTAIACDHHLHTPMYFFLLNLALIDLGSISTTVPKAMANSLWDTRAISFFGCATQVFMFVTFVTAEFSLLTIMAYDRYIAICNPLHYRTIMDSRACVNMAAAAWGSTFLYAVLHTANTFSLPLCQGNALDQFFCEIPQILKLSCTDAYIKEARLIVVSASLLFVCFVFLVLSYVQIFRVVLRIPSQQGRHKAFSTCLPHLAVVSLFTSTAIFAYLKPPSMSSSSLNLFLAVLYSVVSPTVNPLIYSMRNQELKDAVWKVMNECFSEGINCLS; this is encoded by the coding sequence atgtccaacagcagcttccccaccgagttcctcctcctgccatttgcAGATACacgtgagctgcagctcctgcacttcgggctcttcctgggcatctacctggctgccctcctgggcaacggcctcatcctcacagccatagcctgcgaccaccacctccacacccccatgtacttcttccttcTCAACCTCGCCCTTATCGACCTGGGATCCATCTCCACCACTGTTCCCAAAGCTATGGCTAATTCCctgtgggacaccagggccatttCCTTCTTCGGTTGTGCTACCCAGGTCTTTATGTTTGTCACATTTGTCACAGCAGAGTTTTCTCTTCTCACCATCATGGCTTATGaccgctacattgccatctgcaacCCCCTGCACTACAGGACAATAATGGACAGCAGAGCTTGTGTcaacatggcagcagctgcctggggcagtaCTTTTCTctatgctgtgctgcacactgccaataccttttcccttcccctctgccaaggcaatgccctggaccagttcttctgtgaaattccccagatcctcaagctctcctgcacTGATGCCTATATCAAAGAGGCTAGGCTTATTGTGGTTAGTGCCTCtttattatttgtgtgttttgtcttccttgtgctgtcctatgtgcagatcttcagggttGTGCTGAGGATCCCCTCACAGCAGGGCCGACATAAAGctttttccacatgcctccctcacctggccgtaGTCTCCCTTTTCACCAGCACTGCCAtatttgcctacctgaagcctcCCTCCATGTCCTCCTCATCCCTGAATCTTTTTCTGGCAGTTCTGTATTCGGTGGTGAGTCCAacagtgaaccccctcatctacagcatgaggaaccaggagctgaaaGATGCGGTGTGGAAAGTGATGAATGAGtgtttttcagaaggaataaaCTGCCtgtcttag